One window of Dyadobacter sandarakinus genomic DNA carries:
- a CDS encoding aminotransferase class V-fold PLP-dependent enzyme, whose protein sequence is MIKRRDLLKHLSTFPLVGGFIGQGTVLETAAKQPVRNIAKELGIRTFINAAGTYTFMTGSLMQDEVVETIQGASKDFMILDEVQTKAGEKIAALCHAEAAVVTAGCFSALTLGLAGVLTGMDQKKVEALPHLEGTGMKSEVIIQKGHEIGYSHALTNAGVKIVFVETLEELEKAINEKTAMLWFLNIQSDKGQIKHEKWIEIGKKNGIPTMIDMAADVPPVENLWRFNDMGFDLVCVSGGKAMRGPQSAGILMGKKHLIEAARLSMPPRGSTIGRGMKVNKEEILGMYVALDNFIKMDHKKEWKTWEDRINHIASAAKSVGGVTTSVSVPELGNHTPTLKVSWDPAKVSLPVKVLQESLRNGNPSIEIMPAENNSLTITAWMMKSGEEKIVATRLKEELSKAVV, encoded by the coding sequence ATGATCAAGCGCAGAGATTTACTTAAACATTTGTCCACCTTCCCCCTCGTAGGCGGGTTTATAGGACAGGGTACCGTGCTCGAAACAGCAGCGAAACAGCCTGTCCGCAATATTGCCAAAGAACTGGGCATCCGTACTTTTATTAATGCTGCGGGTACCTACACGTTTATGACCGGCTCACTGATGCAGGACGAGGTGGTGGAAACCATCCAGGGCGCTTCAAAGGACTTTATGATCCTGGACGAGGTGCAAACCAAAGCCGGAGAAAAAATCGCTGCGCTCTGCCATGCCGAAGCAGCGGTTGTCACTGCAGGCTGCTTTTCGGCGCTGACCCTTGGCCTGGCCGGCGTGCTGACAGGCATGGACCAGAAAAAGGTGGAGGCGCTGCCGCACCTGGAAGGTACCGGCATGAAATCGGAAGTGATTATCCAGAAAGGACACGAGATCGGTTACTCGCACGCCCTGACGAATGCAGGCGTGAAGATCGTGTTTGTAGAAACCCTGGAAGAGCTTGAAAAGGCGATCAATGAGAAAACGGCTATGCTCTGGTTCCTGAACATCCAGTCGGACAAGGGCCAGATCAAGCATGAAAAATGGATCGAGATCGGCAAGAAAAACGGGATCCCTACCATGATCGATATGGCTGCGGACGTTCCGCCGGTTGAAAACCTATGGAGATTCAACGATATGGGCTTTGACCTGGTCTGTGTTTCGGGCGGAAAAGCCATGCGCGGACCTCAGAGCGCGGGTATCCTGATGGGTAAAAAACATTTGATCGAGGCTGCAAGGCTGAGCATGCCTCCCCGTGGCTCGACGATCGGACGAGGTATGAAAGTGAACAAGGAAGAAATCCTGGGCATGTACGTGGCGCTTGATAATTTTATCAAAATGGACCACAAAAAGGAATGGAAAACCTGGGAAGACCGCATTAACCACATCGCTTCGGCGGCCAAGAGCGTGGGCGGTGTGACTACCAGTGTGAGCGTTCCGGAGCTCGGCAACCATACGCCTACCCTCAAAGTATCGTGGGACCCGGCCAAGGTGAGCCTGCCCGTGAAAGTACTGCAGGAGTCGCTGCGGAATGGAAATCCGTCCATCGAGATCATGCCGGCCGAAAATAATTCGCTTACCATTACCGCCTGGATGATGAAATCAGGAGAAGAAAAAATCGTTGCAACCCGCCTGAAAGAAGAATTGTCCAAAGCAGTCGTTTAG
- a CDS encoding lactonase family protein, producing the protein MKKSVLSFIFLLIAAMGFAQKQKEILYVGTYTQKGEGIYVYEFDRSNLSWKELQVLTNKNSPSFLEFHPSKKFMYSANEGNNTVSSYTIDQATGKLADLNSKPALGRGPCHVSVDPKGRFLYVSNYGSGQLGVYLLNPDGTIGAVADSIQDKGGPGQKPHMHSVVPSADGKYIYASDLGIDKIMIYSVDQKTGKLSPAGVPYVEVKKGDGPRHFAIHPSGNFGYSACELGSVVNAFKIVKNTGALVPLERVTMLPEDFTGKSYAADIHFSPDGKFLYASNRGHESLAIYAIDAQTGKMTIAGHADTHGKHPRNFLVDAKGELVVVTNRDNDNVVFFKRNAADGQLTYTGKEISIPTPVCVKQLFLK; encoded by the coding sequence ATGAAAAAAAGCGTCTTATCATTCATTTTCCTGCTGATTGCAGCCATGGGTTTTGCACAAAAACAAAAAGAAATCCTGTACGTGGGCACCTACACCCAAAAAGGGGAAGGTATTTATGTGTACGAGTTTGACCGCAGTAACCTTTCCTGGAAAGAACTTCAGGTACTGACGAACAAAAACAGCCCTTCGTTTCTTGAATTTCATCCCAGCAAAAAATTCATGTACTCGGCCAATGAAGGCAACAACACGGTATCGAGCTACACCATCGACCAGGCTACCGGCAAGCTGGCAGACCTGAACAGCAAGCCCGCACTCGGCCGCGGGCCCTGCCACGTGAGTGTGGACCCGAAAGGCCGGTTCCTGTACGTATCCAACTATGGCAGCGGTCAGCTGGGCGTGTACCTCCTCAATCCCGATGGCACGATCGGAGCAGTAGCGGACTCCATCCAGGACAAAGGCGGCCCCGGCCAGAAGCCGCACATGCACTCGGTTGTCCCCTCTGCAGACGGCAAGTACATTTATGCTTCGGACCTGGGCATTGACAAGATCATGATTTACTCCGTAGACCAGAAAACCGGAAAGCTCAGCCCGGCGGGTGTGCCTTATGTTGAGGTAAAGAAAGGCGACGGACCGCGCCACTTCGCCATCCATCCGAGCGGCAATTTCGGGTATTCGGCCTGTGAGCTGGGGTCGGTAGTCAATGCATTTAAAATCGTGAAAAACACCGGCGCGCTTGTCCCCCTTGAACGCGTAACCATGCTTCCGGAAGATTTCACGGGCAAAAGCTACGCCGCCGACATCCATTTTTCGCCGGACGGGAAGTTTCTGTATGCCTCCAATCGCGGACATGAAAGTCTGGCCATCTACGCGATAGATGCCCAGACCGGCAAAATGACGATCGCCGGTCATGCCGATACCCATGGCAAGCACCCGCGCAACTTTTTGGTCGATGCCAAAGGTGAGCTCGTGGTAGTAACCAACCGCGATAACGACAATGTGGTTTTTTTCAAAAGGAATGCAGCCGACGGACAGCTCACCTACACCGGTAAGGAAATCAGCATCCCTACTCCGGTTTGCGTGAAGCAACTATTTTTGAAGTAA
- a CDS encoding carbohydrate-binding family 9-like protein: MLRTFLLLLLSAALAHAHPDSTLIISKTTDFTINGEGTASNWSAARWFDITVQKGPRQPAPGRQFTTRVKVMYSGKGMYFLFDCADKKLTATIMEDYGALYNEDVVEVFLWPDTAVPIYLEYEVSPLNYELPILVPNINGRAQGWKPWNYNDRNRVQHQTSVQGGQKKSMAAVDGWKAEFFIPYALMNPIVGPAPVSGTKWRGNFYRIDYDSDPAYYSWQKTGGSFHEFNKFGTLIFE; the protein is encoded by the coding sequence ATGCTCAGAACATTCCTGCTGTTGCTGCTCTCGGCAGCACTGGCGCACGCCCATCCCGACTCTACCCTGATTATCAGTAAAACGACTGACTTTACCATCAATGGTGAGGGAACGGCATCCAACTGGTCTGCTGCCAGATGGTTTGACATCACTGTACAAAAAGGCCCCCGCCAGCCCGCACCCGGCCGGCAGTTTACGACCAGAGTAAAGGTGATGTACTCCGGAAAAGGCATGTATTTTCTTTTTGATTGTGCCGACAAAAAACTCACAGCGACCATCATGGAAGATTATGGGGCATTGTACAACGAGGATGTCGTAGAGGTTTTTCTATGGCCTGATACGGCGGTACCCATTTACCTGGAATACGAAGTTTCGCCGCTGAACTACGAACTGCCTATTCTGGTACCCAATATCAACGGCCGTGCCCAAGGCTGGAAGCCCTGGAACTACAATGACCGCAACAGGGTACAGCACCAGACCAGTGTGCAGGGAGGACAAAAAAAGAGCATGGCGGCAGTAGATGGCTGGAAAGCCGAATTTTTTATACCCTATGCCCTGATGAACCCGATTGTAGGTCCCGCGCCCGTTTCAGGGACCAAATGGAGGGGCAACTTTTATCGCATCGATTACGACTCGGACCCGGCTTATTATTCGTGGCAAAAAACCGGGGGCAGCTTTCACGAGTTCAACAAGTTCGGCACGCTCATTTTTGAGTGA
- a CDS encoding amidohydrolase/deacetylase family metallohydrolase, whose protein sequence is MKIKFLITLSLLSVSFFSVQAQTYSILIKGGTVIDPKNNLNQVMDVGIFEGKIKKVAKDIDPKEARQVVDAKGMYVTPGLIDIHGHVFFGTQVNHYLSNSFTALPPDGFTFRVGVTTIVDAGGAGWTNFDDFKNNVIFHSKTRVLSFMNIVGKGMSGDRFEQDTTDMDPGLAAAVALKNKNDVVGFKVAHFMGPDWKPVDNAVKAGELAGMPVMVDFGGSTPPLPLADLFMKHLRPGDIFTHAYTLLEGNVRETIVDEATGKVKPFTLEARKKGIIFDVGYGGASFNYSQAIPALKQGFFPNTISTDLHTGSMNGSMKDMLSIMSKFYNMGMDLPAVIRASTWEPARVIKREMLGHISENAIADVAIFSMRKGNFGFYDKTGYKVEGKEKLECEMTIMGGKIVYDLNGIARPIYLK, encoded by the coding sequence ATGAAAATTAAATTTCTGATTACCCTGAGTCTCCTCAGCGTCAGCTTCTTCAGCGTCCAGGCTCAGACTTACAGCATTCTTATCAAGGGAGGCACCGTCATTGACCCGAAAAATAACCTCAATCAGGTGATGGATGTAGGGATTTTTGAGGGTAAAATCAAGAAAGTAGCCAAGGACATAGACCCGAAAGAAGCCCGCCAGGTGGTGGATGCCAAGGGTATGTATGTGACGCCCGGCCTGATTGACATCCACGGACACGTCTTTTTTGGAACGCAGGTAAACCATTACCTGAGTAACAGCTTCACGGCATTGCCGCCCGACGGCTTTACTTTCCGTGTGGGTGTAACGACCATCGTGGATGCGGGAGGAGCAGGCTGGACGAATTTTGACGACTTTAAGAACAATGTAATCTTCCATTCCAAAACCCGCGTGTTGTCTTTTATGAACATCGTGGGCAAAGGCATGAGCGGCGACCGCTTTGAGCAGGATACCACCGATATGGATCCTGGCCTGGCGGCTGCGGTGGCATTAAAGAACAAGAATGATGTGGTGGGCTTCAAGGTAGCGCACTTTATGGGTCCCGACTGGAAGCCCGTTGACAATGCAGTAAAAGCGGGTGAACTTGCAGGCATGCCGGTGATGGTGGACTTTGGTGGCAGCACGCCTCCCCTGCCGCTGGCCGACCTCTTCATGAAACACCTCCGTCCTGGCGATATTTTCACGCATGCCTACACCCTGCTGGAAGGCAATGTACGCGAAACCATTGTGGATGAGGCGACCGGGAAAGTAAAGCCATTTACCCTCGAAGCACGTAAGAAAGGAATTATATTCGATGTGGGTTACGGGGGCGCAAGCTTCAACTACTCACAGGCAATACCGGCTTTGAAGCAGGGCTTTTTTCCAAATACCATCAGTACCGACCTGCATACGGGCAGCATGAACGGCTCCATGAAGGATATGCTGAGCATCATGTCTAAGTTTTACAACATGGGCATGGACCTGCCTGCGGTGATCAGGGCAAGTACGTGGGAGCCGGCCAGGGTAATCAAGCGGGAAATGCTGGGTCATATTTCCGAGAATGCCATCGCCGACGTTGCAATCTTTTCCATGCGTAAGGGTAACTTCGGCTTTTATGACAAAACCGGGTA